The Juglans regia cultivar Chandler chromosome 2, Walnut 2.0, whole genome shotgun sequence genome includes a window with the following:
- the LOC109013604 gene encoding uncharacterized protein LOC109013604 — protein MEIFSRNGLLIILLLFISGAVHIDAETKTCTSKGSPCRFIKMPCPSQCPTSSPTNPKAKVCYVNCNSPVCQAECKHRKANCNAPGSGCYDPRFIGGDGIVFYFHGKSNEHFSLVSDLNLQINARFIGLRPAGRTRDFTWIQALGLQFDSNTFSLEATRAATWEDEIDRLRFTYNGKELMIPEGHLSVWRSPENGLRVERTSNKNSVIVILPEVAEISINVVPVTKEDDRIHNYRIPSDDCFAHLEAQFRFYGLSSKVEGVLGRTYQPDFVNPAKPGVAMPIVGGEDKYRTTSLLSADCSSCMFSPAEALDQNDSVVMEYSMLDCTSGATGGNGIVCRK, from the exons ATGGAGATTTTTAGCAGGAATGGGTTACTGATCATTCTTCTGCTCTTCATATCCGGCGCAGTGCATATCGATGCAGAAACTAAGACATGCACCAGTAAAGGTAGCCCATGCCGATTTATAAAGATGCCCTGTCCATCCCAATGTCCTACATCATCACCAACAAACCCGAAAGCTAAAGTTTGCTATGTCAACTGTAATTCACCCGTATGCCAAGCTGAGTGCAAAC ATCGCAAAGCAAACTGCAACGCCCCCGGTTCAGGATGCTATGATCCCCGTTTCATTGGTGGAGATGGCATCGTTTTCTACTTCCACGGCAAGAGCAATGAGCATTTCAGCCTAGTTTCTGATCTCAACCTCCAAATCAATGCCCGCTTCATCGGGCTCCGGCCAGCGGGCCGAACCAGAGACTTTACTTGGATTCAAGCTCTAGGTCTCCAGTTTGACTCCAACACATTCTCTCTTGAGGCCACCCGAGCGGCGACCTGGGAAGACGAAATTGACCGTTTGAGATTCACTTACAATGGGAAGGAGTTAATGATACCAGAAGGCCATCTCTCTGTATGGAGAAGCCCTGAAAACGGCCTTAGAGTGGAGAGAACATCCAACAAGAACAGCGTCATAGTCATACTCCCTGAGGTTGCAGAGATATCAATCAATGTTGTGCCCGTAACAAAGGAAGATGACAGAATCCACAACTATCGGATACCTTCAGATGACTGTTTTGCTCACTTGGAGGCACAGTTCAGATTCTACGGCCTATCCTCGAAAGTCGAAGGGGTTCTTGGCCGGACCTACCAGCCGGATTTTGTCAATCCGGCAAAGCCAGGGGTGGCTATGCCAATCGTGGGAGGTGAGGACAAGTACAGAACCACATCACTCCTCTCAGCAGATTGCAGTTCTTGCATGTTCTCTCCGGCTGAAGCTTTGGATCAGAACGACTCGGTGGTGATGGAATATAGTATGCTAGACTGCACCAGTGGAGCCACCGGTGGTAATGGGATTGTTTGTAGGAAATGA
- the LOC109013786 gene encoding receptor-like protein kinase THESEUS 1 has protein sequence MRFLGSEILDRAKMKAVKLVPLVLAMILFMGHGSCASFTPVDNYLIACGSSKNVTFQDRTFVSDSEHSSLVLRSGNSSVASSNSTIPPPIYQSSRVFSGMASYKFEIEQKGRHWVRLYFYPLPKSGENLTSASMSVVTDNFVLLNNFTFNKYNGSYMFKEYAINVTSDTLTLTFVPSNNSVAFINAIEVVSIPDEVLPDQALALNPSTPFNGLSELALETVFRLNMGGPLLTAQNDTLGRVWENDVRYLHVNSSAESVSVSPANIMYPAAVTPETAPNLVYATAETMGDANVPNDNFNITWVFSVDPNFMYFVRVHFCDIVSKSLNNLVFNLFINDDIALRSLDLSSLTGKLGVPYYKDFVSNSANSHTLTVSVGPDTVADTTDAIMNGLEIMRISNEVGSLNGLLSVESLLPSSPSKKSNIGIIVGSIVGAAAAVVLGLIGLCYCCLVARKSKTTQQEHPWLPLPLYGNSQTMTKMSTTSQKSGTASCISLASSSLGRFFMFQEILDATNKFDENLLLGVGGFGRVYKGTLEDGTKVAVKRGNPRSEQGIAEFRTEIEMLSKLRHRHLVSLIGYCDERSEMILVYEYMANGPLRSHLYGTELPPLSWKQRLEICIGAARGLHYLHTGAAQSIIHRDVKTTNILLDETFVAKVADFGLSKTGPALDQTHVSTAVKGSFGYLDPEYFRRQQLTEKSDVYSFGVVLMEVLCTRPALNPVLPREQVNIAEWAMSWQKKGMLDQIMDPNLVGKVNPASLKKFGETAEKCLAEYGVDRPSMGDVLWNLEYALQLEETSSALMEPEDNSTNHIPGIPLTPLEPFDNSISMVDGGNSGTENDETEDAATSAVFSQLVNPRGR, from the coding sequence ATGAGGTTTCTTGGATCTGAGATCTTAGATAGGGCGAAGATGAAAGCAGTGAAGTTGGTACCCCTGGTTCTGGCTATGATTCTCTTTATGGGTCATGGATCATGTGCCTCATTCACTCCTGTCGATAACTACTTAATTGCTTGTGGTTCCTCAAAAAATGTAACATTCCAAGATCGAACTTTTGTTTCTGATTCAGAGCATTCTTCACTTGTCCTAAGAAGTGGCAATTCCAGTGTTGCCAGTTCCAATTCAACTATTCCGCCTCCAATCTACCAATCTTCCCGAGTTTTCTCAGGCATGGCTtcttataaatttgaaattgagcAGAAAGGTCGGCATTGGGTCCGCCTCTATTTTTACCCTCTTCCAAAGTCAGGCGAGAACTTGACCTCTGCCTCCATGTCTGTAGTCACTGATAATTTTGTGCTCTTGAACAACTTCACGTTCAATAAGTACAATGGCTCTTATATGTTTAAGGAGTACGCAATCAATGTGACTTCAGATACCTTGACTCTCACTTTCGTTCCTTCTAACAATTCGGTTGCGTTTATCAATGCAATTGAAGTTGTCTCTATCCCAGATGAGGTGCTCCCAGACCAGGCGTTGGCTCTAAATCCCTCTACTCCTTTTAATGGCCTCTCTGAACTTGCCCTGGAAACTGTTTTCCGGCTAAATATGGGGGGTCCTTTACTGACCGCTCAAAATGATACCCTTGGAAGGGTTTGGGAGAATGATGTTAGGTACCTCCATGTGAACAGTTCTGCAGAGAGTGTGTCAGTCAGCCCTGCAAACATAATGTATCCAGCTGCGGTCACCCCTGAAACAGCACCTAATTTGGTTTATGCCACTGCTGAAACGATGGGAGACGCAAATGTACCCAATGATAACTTCAACATAACTTGGGTCTTCTCTGTCGACCCAAACTTCATGTATTTTGTTCGGGTACATTTCTGTGATATTGTGAGCAAGTCTCTAAACAATCTAGTTTTCAATCTCTTCATAAATGACGATATTGCTCTTCGTAGTCTTGATCTATCATCTCTTACTGGTAAGTTGGGTGTGCCTTATTATAAAGACTTTGTTTCCAACTCAGCAAATTCACATACTTTGACTGTGAGTGTTGGTCCGGACACTGTGGCAGACACCACTGATGCCATCATGAATGGGCTAGAGATCATGAGGATCAGCAATGAAGTTGGGAGCTTGAATGGGCTTTTATCTGTTGAGAGTCTCCTTCCTAGTTCACCCTCAAAGAAGAGCAATATAGGAATAATAGTTGGTTCTATCGTAGGAGCTGCAGCTGCAGTTGTACTTGGACTAATTGGTTTGTGTTATTGCTGCTTGGTAGCCCGCAAGTCAAAGACTACTCAGCAAGAGCACCCATGGCTGCCTTTGCCCTTGTATGGAAACTCTCAGACCATGACAAAAATGTCAACAACTTCCCAAAAGAGTGGAACAGCTAGCTGCATTTCACTGGCTTCCTCCAGTCTTGGCCGGTTCTTCATGTTCCAAGAAATTTTGGATGCAACGAACAAGTTTGATGAAAATCTACTTCTTGGTGTAGGTGGTTTTGGCAGGGTTTACAAGGGAACTCTAGAGGATGGCACAAAAGTGGCTGTTAAAAGAGGGAACCCCAGATCTGAACAGGGTATTGCTGAATTTCGAACTGAGATCGAAATGTTATCCAAGCTCCGCCATCGTCACCTCGTGTCTCTCATTGGCTATTGTGATGAAAGGTCAGAAATGATTCTTGTGTATGAATACATGGCTAATGGACCCCTCAGGAGCCATTTGTATGGAACAGAGCTACCACCTTTATCATGGAAGCAACGACTTGAAATTTGCATTGGTGCTGCAAGGGGGCTCCATTATCTACACACCGGTGCAGCTCAAAGCATAATTCACCGAGACGTGAAGACTACCAACATTCTCTTGGATGAGACTTTTGTAGCCAAAGTTGCTGATTTTGGCCTTTCAAAGACCGGTCCGGCTCTGGATCAGACCCATGTCAGTACAGCTGTTAAAGGTAGTTTTGGTTACCTTGACCCTGAATACTTTAGAAGGCAACAGCTTACCGAGAAATCAGATGTGTATTCGTTTGGAGTAGTCCTGATGGAAGTCCTCTGCACTCGACCGGCTTTAAACCCTGTTCTCCCCAGGGAGCAAGTCAATATAGCAGAATGGGCGATGAGCTGGCAAAAGAAGGGCATGTTGGATCAAATCATGGACCCGAATCTGGTGGGGAAGGTGAATCCGGCTTCTCTTAAGAAGTTTGGTGAGACAGCTGAGAAGTGCCTGGCTGAGTATGGGGTTGACAGGCCATCAATGGGAGATGTCTTGTGGAATCTCGAATACGCACTTCAGCTTGAGGAGACTTCATCTGCTCTAATGGAACCAGAAGATAACAGCACAAACCACATTCCTGGAATCCCATTAACCCCGCTCGAACCATTTGATAACAGCATAAGTATGGTTGATGGAGGGAACTCTGGCACAGAAAATGACGAAACAGAAGATGCTGCCACAAGTGCTGTATTCTCTCAGTTAGTAAATCCTCGTGGAAGATGA
- the LOC109013768 gene encoding uncharacterized protein LOC109013768 codes for MVCFCFMVDQKRKVRSTKPVAGTCSRCGGGASVGDMITATRFCYVPVYWKSWKAIMCTFCGAILKSYR; via the coding sequence ATGGTTTGCTTCTGTTTCATGGTGGATCAGAAGAGGAAGGTGAGGAGCACGAAGCCGGTGGCCGGAACTTGCTCCCGGTGCGGTGGAGGAGCCAGCGTCGGCGACATGATAACGGCGACACGGTTTTGTTATGTACCGGTTTATTGGAAGTCTTGGAAAGCTATCATGTGTACTTTCTGTGGAGCTATCCTTAAATCTTACAGATGA
- the LOC109013521 gene encoding protein ULTRAPETALA 2-like, which yields MAEGDHRHDEDVNAIVFDNEELNNMSELERGPDFIEVKCGYTNKKYGDFVGKLRISVSGHFMIDCKCYPECSEATLTPDNFLKHCGKLGTRNWKRNIWIIVNDEKVSLQKTVLLNYYRNASNISTDSKNSKRERKFHRDEFIKCSTCNKERRFRLRNREERRIYHDALANERWRCADRPYDKITCADEEERVCRKICRGCPRSATCPGCPSCVCFGCLKCRFPDCECRTCVDFIQNAEP from the exons GAGATCATAGGCATGACGAGGATGTGAATGCAATCGTGTTCGATAATGAAGAGCTGAACAACATGAGTGAGCTCGAGAGAGGGCCAGATTTTATTGAGGTCAAATGCGGATACACTAATAAAAAGTACGGTGATTTCGTCGGAAAGCTTAGGATTTCTGTCTCTGGTCATTTTATGATCGATTGCAAGTGCTACCCCGAATGCTCAGAAG CGACTTTAACTCCTGATAATTTCCTGAAACATTGCGGGAAATTAGGGACGAGAAACTGGAAACGTAACATTTGGATCATTGTTAACGACGAGAAGGTTTCTCTCCAGAAGACCGTTCTGCTCAATTACTACAGAAATGCTTCAAATATCAGTACCGACTCAAAAAACTCCAAACGTGAACGAAAATTTCATCGCGATGAATTCATAAAATGTTCAACATGTAATAAGGAGCGCAGATTTCGTCTACGAAATCGTGAGGAACGTCGGATATACCATGATGCCTTGGCCAATGAGAGGTGGAGATGTGCTGATCGGCCTTATGATAA GATAACCTGCGCTGATGAAGAAGAGAGGGTATGCCGTAAAATCTGCAGGGGCTGTCCTCGTTCTGCGACATGCCCGGGCTGCCCCTCTTGTGTCTGTTTCGGCTGCCTCAAGTGCCGCTTTCCTGACTGCGAATGCCGTACTTGTGTTGACTTCATACAGAATGCAGAACCTTAA